The following proteins are encoded in a genomic region of Nitratireductor sp. GISD-1A_MAKvit:
- a CDS encoding nickel/cobalt transporter, which yields MVPFRRVAIAATVLTVLTASAALAQSSLGIGAAEPAITPTGPFAGTLQWINTQQQAFYRTLTGALKAMRDDGSNLWILIGLSFAYGVFHAAGPGHGKAVISSYMLANEVALRRGVVLSFASALLQGLTAIVVMSVVFLALRGTSISMTDTARFLETASFGLVALFGAWLLWRKLSVLLRGSTETTALPVHSLSAAKSCDHTQHHSNDHGRHHQHDHGHAEVCPSCGHSHAPDPTLLTGDRFDWKTAATAIAAVGIRPCSGALIVLTFAFLNSLWVGGVLSVIAMSIGTAITVSVLATLAVTAKNWAVAISGGGHMSNHVHTAIEVGGATLVMLLGLALLAASLTA from the coding sequence ATGGTTCCATTCCGCCGCGTCGCCATCGCCGCCACGGTGCTGACGGTTCTGACAGCCAGCGCCGCTCTGGCGCAGAGTTCACTTGGCATCGGCGCCGCAGAGCCGGCCATCACTCCCACCGGTCCCTTCGCCGGAACGCTGCAATGGATCAACACCCAGCAGCAGGCATTCTACCGCACGCTGACCGGAGCGCTGAAGGCCATGCGCGATGATGGCAGCAATCTCTGGATCCTCATCGGGCTGTCTTTTGCCTATGGCGTCTTTCACGCCGCAGGCCCCGGCCACGGCAAGGCTGTCATCTCCTCCTACATGCTGGCCAACGAGGTCGCGCTGCGCCGCGGCGTCGTCCTTTCCTTCGCTTCCGCCCTTCTGCAGGGGCTGACGGCCATTGTGGTGATGAGCGTCGTCTTTCTGGCGCTTCGCGGCACTTCCATATCGATGACAGACACCGCACGCTTTCTGGAAACCGCCAGCTTCGGACTTGTTGCCCTGTTCGGCGCCTGGCTCCTATGGCGAAAGCTTTCAGTGTTGCTCCGCGGCAGCACCGAAACCACGGCATTGCCGGTTCACAGCCTCTCTGCGGCAAAATCCTGCGATCACACACAACACCACAGTAACGACCACGGCCGCCACCACCAACATGATCACGGCCACGCAGAGGTTTGCCCCTCCTGTGGCCATTCTCATGCGCCAGATCCCACCCTGCTTACGGGGGATCGCTTCGACTGGAAAACGGCGGCAACGGCCATCGCCGCAGTTGGCATTCGCCCGTGTTCAGGGGCGCTCATTGTGCTCACTTTCGCATTCTTGAACAGCCTGTGGGTGGGTGGTGTTCTGTCGGTCATTGCCATGTCCATCGGCACCGCCATCACCGTTTCGGTGCTAGCAACACTCGCCGTCACGGCGAAAAACTGGGCCGTGGCAATCTCCGGCGGAGGCCACATGTCAAATCACGTTCACACCGCCATTGAGGTCGGAGGCGCTACACTCGTCATGCTTCTGGGTCTTGCACTTCTGGCGGCAAGCCTCACCGCCTGA
- a CDS encoding DUF1007 family protein — protein sequence MPICHKSLLKTGMAFFAIAFSVPALAHPHVFAEARLDVNVDGKGNIKSLHHVWRFDDLFSSTVLVEFDKNQDLALNQEELEDVAGVVHTSLADFNYFQMVTQGGKDVAMEAPERLIADFVDNQLIILFESKPEKPLALGSTVSLGVYDPTFYTAIDFIEDSYMTVNDLPAGCSKAVVRPDPDEALAQNQQTLTEAFFDDPVGNDMSKIFATRLEITCSKDS from the coding sequence ATGCCGATTTGCCATAAGTCCTTGCTGAAAACCGGCATGGCGTTTTTCGCCATCGCCTTTTCAGTTCCAGCTCTCGCGCACCCCCACGTTTTCGCCGAAGCAAGGCTCGACGTGAATGTCGACGGGAAGGGCAACATCAAATCACTGCATCATGTCTGGCGTTTCGACGACCTGTTCTCAAGCACCGTTCTGGTGGAGTTCGACAAAAATCAGGACCTTGCCCTCAATCAGGAGGAGCTCGAAGACGTTGCAGGCGTGGTCCACACCTCGCTTGCCGATTTCAACTACTTCCAGATGGTCACTCAGGGCGGCAAGGATGTTGCCATGGAGGCGCCGGAGCGCCTCATCGCCGATTTCGTCGACAACCAGCTCATCATTCTGTTCGAATCGAAGCCCGAAAAACCGCTCGCCCTCGGCAGCACGGTTTCGCTCGGTGTCTACGACCCCACTTTCTACACAGCCATCGATTTTATCGAAGACAGCTACATGACCGTCAATGACCTGCCGGCCGGTTGCTCGAAAGCCGTGGTGCGTCCCGATCCCGACGAAGCGCTCGCCCAGAACCAGCAGACGCTGACCGAAGCCTTCTTCGACGACCCCGTGGGCAACGACATGAGCAAAATCTTTGCAACCCGGCTGGAGATCACCTGCAGTAAGGACAGCTGA
- a CDS encoding TRAP transporter large permease — translation MEPAILFILVLFLLFMGVPVAVSLGLSSLIIIAFFSSDSISSVALQLFTASQNYTLLAIPFFVLASAFMSTGGVARRIIRFAIASVGHFRGGLAMASVLACMMFAALSGSSPATVVAIGTIAIAGMRQVGYSKDFAAGIIANAGTLGILIPPSIVMVVYSAATDVSVGRMFLAGVVPGVVAGLMLMVAIYVMARVRNLPAEEWKGFHEIIAGGKEAGWGLFLIVIILGGIYGGVFTPTEAAAVAAVYSFVVAVFVYRDMGPMKGEHWVRDDDGPDARIGFSATVYALAFFFVWMILTFFLTADWEGVTLQGRTLTGLVLSLVAMVVYVLWRGNTAGGRGLTALLAASLPIWRRNLSLMGRNFLRAFFNGETRKVTVEAARTTVMLMFIIVNALLFAHVLTAERIPQAITGLMVDAGFTWFTFLIAVNLLLLLGGQFMEPSGLLLIVAPVVFPIAMELGVDPVHLGIIMVVNMEIGMITPPIGLNLFVTSGITGMSLIQVVRAAAPFVLVLFIFLILVTYVPAMSTWLPYSLMGPEIVTR, via the coding sequence ATGGAACCCGCCATTCTCTTCATCCTCGTCCTGTTCCTTCTCTTCATGGGCGTGCCCGTGGCGGTTTCGCTGGGGCTCTCATCGCTCATCATCATCGCGTTCTTTTCCAGCGATTCCATATCGTCGGTGGCGTTGCAGCTCTTTACCGCGTCGCAGAACTATACCCTGCTCGCCATCCCGTTTTTCGTACTTGCGTCCGCGTTCATGTCGACAGGTGGCGTGGCCCGTCGCATCATCCGTTTCGCCATTGCATCGGTGGGGCATTTCCGCGGGGGTCTTGCCATGGCCTCCGTGCTCGCCTGCATGATGTTTGCTGCGCTTTCGGGCTCGTCGCCCGCCACGGTGGTTGCGATTGGCACCATCGCCATCGCGGGCATGCGTCAGGTGGGCTATTCCAAGGACTTCGCTGCCGGCATCATCGCCAATGCCGGCACGCTGGGCATTCTGATCCCGCCGTCCATCGTGATGGTCGTCTACTCGGCGGCGACCGATGTTTCGGTCGGGCGCATGTTTCTGGCCGGGGTGGTGCCGGGAGTGGTCGCCGGACTTATGTTGATGGTCGCCATTTATGTGATGGCACGCGTGCGCAACCTGCCGGCAGAGGAGTGGAAGGGCTTCCACGAGATTATCGCTGGTGGGAAGGAGGCCGGTTGGGGGCTGTTTCTGATCGTCATCATTCTTGGCGGTATCTATGGCGGTGTCTTCACGCCCACCGAGGCGGCTGCCGTCGCTGCCGTGTATTCCTTTGTCGTGGCTGTTTTCGTCTATCGTGACATGGGGCCGATGAAGGGCGAGCACTGGGTGCGTGATGATGACGGACCTGACGCGCGCATCGGTTTCTCCGCGACCGTTTACGCGCTCGCCTTCTTCTTTGTCTGGATGATCCTGACCTTCTTTCTGACTGCGGACTGGGAGGGGGTGACACTGCAGGGACGTACGCTGACAGGGCTTGTTCTTTCGCTGGTGGCGATGGTTGTCTATGTGCTTTGGCGCGGCAATACAGCGGGCGGAAGGGGGCTCACCGCGCTCCTCGCTGCCAGCCTGCCAATCTGGCGGCGCAATCTCAGCCTGATGGGGCGGAATTTTCTGCGTGCCTTTTTCAACGGGGAAACCCGCAAGGTGACGGTGGAGGCTGCGCGCACCACGGTCATGCTTATGTTCATCATCGTCAACGCATTGCTGTTTGCCCATGTCCTCACGGCTGAGCGCATACCCCAGGCGATAACCGGCCTGATGGTTGACGCGGGCTTTACCTGGTTCACCTTTCTCATTGCCGTGAACCTGCTTCTTCTTCTTGGCGGTCAGTTCATGGAGCCCTCCGGGCTGCTACTGATCGTTGCACCGGTCGTGTTTCCCATCGCAATGGAGCTTGGGGTCGATCCGGTGCATCTCGGCATCATCATGGTGGTGAATATGGAGATCGGTATGATCACTCCACCGATCGGCCTCAACCTGTTCGTCACGAGCGGCATTACGGGGATGAGCCTGATCCAGGTGGTGCGTGCGGCCGCACCCTTTGTGCTGGTGCTGTTTATCTTCCTGATACTCGTGACCTATGTACCGGCTATGTCAACATGGCTGCCCTATAGCCTTATGGGGCCTGAAATCGTCACAAGATAA
- a CDS encoding amidase has translation MTTTRDTLNAFLDYAGDPLATPGKGPLNRLTLGVKDIFDIQGYPTGGGNPDREAAFPNAGSTAPVIQRLIDAGAHFVGKTQTDELAFSMIGQNVHFPAPVNRAAPQRFTGGSSSGSAAAVAGGLVDIAAGSDTNGSIRAPASYCGLIGLRTTHGRISLEGAMPLAPSFDTFGWFARDAALYARVGDVLLGEDTHETPLTKPVRIGALEALLFGEAEQAAYASMLQQTLRHFGREAAFLALPGTIEGLFSCFRTIQSFEAWQSHGSFIRTNRPHLGPGVRERFEYGSRITPEVVAEARAQRHVFQQEFKALFEDDMVLIMPTQPTAAPLKGASEDELDRFRSLALSLTSLAGLLGWPQITIPLGKVHEAPFGISLLGPAGSDRQLIRMATDILSRT, from the coding sequence ATGACAACGACGCGCGATACGCTGAACGCCTTCCTTGATTATGCTGGTGATCCCCTCGCCACCCCCGGGAAAGGGCCTCTCAATCGCCTCACGCTCGGGGTCAAAGACATCTTCGACATTCAGGGTTACCCCACCGGTGGCGGCAACCCTGATCGGGAGGCGGCGTTTCCGAACGCTGGAAGCACTGCGCCCGTGATACAGCGTCTGATTGACGCTGGCGCACATTTCGTCGGCAAAACGCAGACCGATGAACTCGCGTTCTCGATGATCGGGCAGAACGTCCACTTTCCGGCACCAGTCAATCGCGCGGCCCCGCAGCGCTTTACAGGCGGCTCATCGTCGGGCTCTGCGGCCGCGGTCGCCGGAGGGCTCGTCGACATTGCCGCCGGATCCGACACCAACGGCTCCATTCGTGCACCCGCCTCCTATTGCGGGCTGATCGGCCTGCGCACCACACATGGACGCATTTCCCTGGAGGGGGCCATGCCGCTTGCCCCCTCTTTCGACACGTTTGGATGGTTCGCGCGCGACGCGGCCTTGTATGCGCGCGTGGGTGACGTTCTTCTTGGTGAAGACACGCACGAGACACCTCTGACCAAACCCGTCAGAATCGGCGCGCTCGAAGCGCTCCTTTTCGGGGAAGCAGAGCAGGCAGCCTACGCATCCATGCTGCAGCAGACGCTGCGCCATTTCGGCAGGGAAGCAGCATTTCTCGCACTGCCTGGTACAATTGAGGGTCTGTTTTCCTGCTTTCGCACCATTCAGTCATTCGAAGCGTGGCAAAGCCACGGATCCTTCATCCGCACAAATAGACCACATCTCGGACCGGGAGTGAGAGAACGGTTTGAATATGGCAGTCGCATCACACCCGAAGTCGTGGCGGAAGCGCGCGCCCAACGCCACGTTTTCCAGCAGGAATTCAAAGCGCTTTTCGAAGACGATATGGTGTTGATCATGCCCACCCAGCCCACGGCGGCGCCGCTCAAGGGAGCATCGGAAGACGAACTCGACCGGTTCCGCAGCCTGGCACTCAGCCTGACATCCCTCGCCGGCCTGCTGGGCTGGCCGCAGATCACCATACCGCTCGGAAAGGTGCACGAAGCCCCCTTCGGCATCTCGCTTCTCGGTCCTGCCGGCAGTGATCGCCAGCTCATTCGCATGGCCACAGACATTCTCTCAAGAACCTGA
- a CDS encoding LysR family transcriptional regulator — MDTLSRMRAFVDVVEAEGFSAAARKVGKSKALLSKYVRELEDELGALLLNRTTRQLSLTEAGHTYYARAVELLRDVEDLAEAVRDSSGDVRGRIRLSAPRTFADAPVGQSLIDFAKAYPDITLEINLDDRFVDLVEEGFDVAIRVTKLSDSSLIARRLAPFRVVLCASPELLALHGEPSSPLELSQLPCIVDTNSRYRQNWPFRDGDGEIVNVPVTGRIEVNSPMAARAAALSGLGFAILPDFIADPEIRTGGLVPLLQDNAANGAGIYAIYPHRRYLPAKVRAFVDFLARWLKENYPGA, encoded by the coding sequence TTGGACACTCTCAGCCGCATGCGCGCCTTTGTCGACGTGGTGGAAGCGGAAGGCTTTTCGGCCGCTGCACGCAAGGTCGGCAAGTCGAAGGCCCTCCTTTCGAAATACGTGCGCGAACTTGAAGACGAACTGGGTGCGCTTCTTTTGAACCGCACGACCAGACAATTGTCCCTGACAGAAGCCGGCCACACCTATTACGCCCGCGCGGTGGAACTCCTGCGAGATGTCGAAGATCTCGCCGAAGCGGTACGCGATTCGTCCGGCGATGTGCGTGGCCGCATCAGGCTCTCCGCGCCACGCACCTTCGCAGATGCTCCCGTCGGCCAGTCGCTGATCGATTTTGCCAAGGCCTATCCCGACATCACCCTCGAAATCAATCTGGACGATCGATTTGTCGATCTGGTCGAAGAAGGCTTCGATGTCGCGATCCGCGTCACGAAACTTTCCGATTCTTCACTCATCGCCCGACGCCTCGCGCCCTTTCGTGTTGTCCTTTGCGCTTCCCCCGAGCTGCTCGCGCTCCATGGAGAGCCTTCCTCGCCGCTGGAACTGAGCCAACTGCCCTGCATCGTGGACACCAACAGCCGATACCGGCAGAACTGGCCCTTTCGCGACGGGGATGGCGAGATCGTCAATGTTCCGGTGACAGGCCGGATCGAGGTCAACAGCCCCATGGCTGCCCGCGCAGCCGCCCTTTCCGGGCTCGGCTTCGCCATTTTGCCCGACTTCATTGCCGATCCGGAGATCAGGACCGGCGGTCTGGTGCCCCTGCTTCAGGACAATGCCGCCAACGGCGCCGGCATCTATGCGATCTACCCGCATCGGCGCTACCTGCCGGCAAAGGTTCGCGCCTTCGTGGATTTTCTGGCACGCTGGCTGAAGGAAAATTATCCAGGCGCCTGA
- a CDS encoding DctP family TRAP transporter solute-binding subunit gives MRLLMGAVSALSLVMFAGQAQANCDDGEMVIKFSHVVAEKGHPKGDAATLLAERVNDEMNGTACMEVFPNSTLYDDDKVMEALLLGDVQLAAPSLAKFEAYTLKYRLFDLPFLFPTLDAVNKFTSSDDGQGLLTVMEDEGYTGLGFWSSGLKQFSAGKPLLEPKDAEGLKFRVQTSDVAVAMIEAMGASAQKLAFKEVYGALQTGVVDGQENSWCNIYTQKFFEVQDGISQTNHQLLAYLLVTSTEWLQGLDPAVRDQFVSIVKDVTEKANAAVADKEANCRQNILDAEGTIRELTPEQRAVWLETMKPVWAKFENDIGKELIEAAASSGS, from the coding sequence ATGCGACTTCTTATGGGCGCCGTCTCGGCGCTATCTCTCGTCATGTTCGCAGGTCAGGCGCAAGCCAATTGCGACGATGGCGAAATGGTCATCAAGTTCAGCCATGTGGTTGCCGAAAAAGGACACCCGAAGGGTGATGCGGCGACGCTTCTTGCCGAACGTGTGAACGACGAGATGAATGGCACCGCATGCATGGAGGTCTTTCCCAATTCGACACTCTATGACGATGACAAGGTGATGGAGGCGCTCCTTCTGGGTGACGTGCAGCTGGCGGCGCCCTCGCTCGCGAAGTTCGAAGCCTACACGCTCAAATACCGCTTGTTTGATCTTCCTTTCCTGTTTCCCACGCTTGATGCGGTGAACAAGTTCACCTCTTCAGATGATGGTCAGGGTCTGCTGACCGTGATGGAAGATGAAGGCTATACCGGTCTGGGTTTCTGGTCTTCCGGTCTCAAGCAGTTTTCTGCCGGGAAGCCGCTTCTGGAGCCGAAAGACGCCGAAGGGCTGAAATTTCGCGTGCAGACATCGGACGTGGCCGTGGCCATGATCGAAGCCATGGGAGCTTCGGCTCAGAAACTCGCCTTCAAGGAAGTTTACGGGGCACTGCAGACAGGTGTTGTGGATGGTCAGGAAAACAGCTGGTGCAACATCTACACCCAGAAGTTCTTTGAGGTGCAGGATGGTATCAGTCAGACCAACCACCAGCTTCTGGCCTATCTTCTCGTGACATCGACCGAGTGGCTGCAAGGGCTGGATCCAGCCGTGCGGGACCAGTTCGTTTCCATCGTGAAGGATGTGACCGAGAAAGCAAACGCTGCGGTTGCCGACAAGGAAGCCAATTGCCGGCAGAACATCCTGGATGCCGAGGGCACGATCCGGGAATTGACACCGGAACAGCGTGCGGTCTGGCTTGAAACCATGAAACCGGTCTGGGCCAAGTTTGAGAATGACATTGGCAAGGAACTGATCGAGGCTGCTGCGTCCAGCGGTTCCTGA
- a CDS encoding GNAT family N-acetyltransferase, with the protein MNIDLSNWTPRPRPTREVLEGRFVRLEPLDPEKHGDGLYAVSAVPDAAQRFRWLGEHPPADRAQFQDWLAGVAAKADPFFHVVLDQRTDVVGGRQALMRIDQANGVIEIGSIYWGPGLSRNRGATEAFYLAACHVFERLGYRRLEWKCNAANEPSRKAAKRFGFAFEGLFRQHMVVKGENRDTAWFAMLDHEWPYLKRAFAAWLDPANFDKEGRQKQRLEELRR; encoded by the coding sequence GTGAATATCGATCTTTCCAACTGGACTCCACGGCCTCGTCCCACACGCGAGGTGCTGGAGGGACGCTTCGTGCGGCTGGAGCCGCTGGACCCTGAAAAGCATGGCGATGGGCTTTATGCGGTATCGGCCGTTCCAGATGCTGCTCAGCGCTTTCGCTGGCTGGGGGAGCATCCACCTGCAGATCGCGCACAGTTCCAGGACTGGCTTGCCGGGGTGGCGGCGAAGGCCGATCCGTTTTTTCACGTGGTGCTCGATCAGAGGACGGATGTTGTTGGAGGCAGGCAGGCGCTGATGCGGATCGATCAGGCGAACGGCGTGATCGAGATTGGGAGCATCTATTGGGGGCCCGGACTTTCGCGCAATCGGGGGGCAACCGAAGCATTTTATCTCGCGGCCTGCCATGTTTTCGAGCGTTTGGGGTATCGACGCCTCGAATGGAAGTGCAACGCTGCCAATGAGCCATCGCGAAAGGCCGCAAAGCGGTTCGGCTTCGCCTTTGAGGGGCTGTTCCGGCAACACATGGTGGTGAAGGGGGAAAACCGGGATACCGCCTGGTTTGCGATGCTCGACCATGAGTGGCCGTATCTGAAACGTGCATTTGCCGCATGGCTTGATCCAGCCAACTTCGATAAAGAAGGACGCCAGAAGCAGCGTTTGGAGGAATTGCGGAGGTAA